Proteins from a genomic interval of Trifolium pratense cultivar HEN17-A07 linkage group LG6, ARS_RC_1.1, whole genome shotgun sequence:
- the LOC123890487 gene encoding 60S ribosomal protein L23: MSKRGRGGSAGNKFRMSLGLPVAATVNCADNTGAKNLYIISVKGIKGRLNRLPSACVGDMVMATVKKGKPDLRKKVLPAVIVRQRKPWRRKDGVFMYFEDNAGVIVNPKGEMKGSAITGPIGKECADLWPRIASAANAIV, from the exons ATGTCGAAGAGAg GTCGTGGTGGCTCTGCCGGTAACAAATTCAGGATGTCACTTGGTCTCCCGGTGGCGGCGACAGTGAACTGCGCCGACAACACCGGAGCTAAGAATCTCTACATAATTTCCGTGAAAGGTATTAAGGGAAGATTGAACCGTTTACCTTCAGCTTGTGTTGGTGACATGGTGATGGCTACTGTGAAGAAAGGAAAGCCTGATCTTCGTAAGAAGGTGCTTCCTGCTGTCATCGTTCGTCAGCGTAAACCATGGCGCCGAAAGGACGGAGTATTCATGTACTTTGAAG ATAATGCTGGTGTTATTGTGAATCCCAAAGGTGAAATGAAAG GTTCTGCTATTACTGGTCCAATTGGAAAGGAGTGTGCTGATCTATGGCCTAGGATTGCAAGTGCTGCTAACGCCATTGTTTAA